Within Cucumis melo cultivar AY chromosome 4, USDA_Cmelo_AY_1.0, whole genome shotgun sequence, the genomic segment tatttgaaagatCAAAAAGATCTTAGGTTCAATTTTTACGAATGTTTgtaatttaaaagaattaagtaaATTTTTCGAtcctttaaaattaattaattaataaacataaaaaacagaaagagagaatttaaatatagattttaaaatctaGGAATCAAATTCAAATAAACAGACCAAATTTTATTACCTTAAATTcttgtgttttattttattattaaattaagttgattGATAAAAAAAAGTGAGGAAATATTTTGGAATGTGAATTATTGCATATGAGTGGATGAATGTCggatatataaattaattagtttacataagatatgattttctttaaattaattaaaacattaaTCATATGATGTTTTTGAGGAGTATAATCTATAATGTATACTGTGACTAAAACACACCCTTTCAATTAGACGAGGAGCCATGAAAGACGAGGAGCCAATTgaatatcaaaagaaaaaaaaggctcATCACAAAGTAATTAAAGAGCTCTTTGTTACACATTTAACACTGTCAAACTATCCGCTACATTATGACGACGTTCTTTAAATCATTTCTAAAATGGAAATAACATTTTCTACTCATTCTATAGAATGCAATCAATgtaaatgattttgttttttagtaTAGGCTTTTAAATTGAAAGACCTTTTCTACTTCAACATATTCATAAATGTTTAATGGTACATTTGGTTTAAacttttcaagtgtttaatttcGATAGAAATTGTAGTGTTTGACAATAACTCAAAATGACACTTAACCAAAATAATTTGAGATATAAGTTAGTTTGAAAAAAGTGTGTTTGTGAGTACTTAATTGGAAATTGTTCCCAAATTTTATGATATATGAAAAGGTGAACAAAACATCTTTACACCACACTTATTGATAGTTGTTGCTCTCGAAAACTATCATTAGTGATAACTCCGACTGCCTTTGCCGAGAATAAATCACCCCCACCTCACCATTGGTTATAGTGTTTTAAAAGCAAAATTGAAGTTAATAGTTCATCTCATCTATTAGTTGTCCATTTGACATTTTTGGAAACATTTTGAATGGTATATAGCAAACCAAATTAGCTAGTGTAATGTGTACAAAACACTTAGAAATAACAAGTGATCAAACCAAACATACGGAGTGTTTTATTCCTAACAAGTAACAATAAGCAATCCAAATAGATCCAAAGCTTTTAACatttcaaataataattaacaaCAACTAAGATTGGGCATAGGCAGGCACACCAAAATGGTGCttttaaaatatgtatatatagttatgttatgtacctttcttccaaagaaagaaattaagcataatcaaaacaaacaaattaaatagATCATTCAAAATGGGCTTCATCTTCCAAGCTCCAAAGAACTGAAGATGGTTCAATCACGTACTATATCAAAACCAAAAGACAATAAATTAAAGCTACAGCAAACAGATGCCACAAATAACAACCACTGCATAAACACTAAAATCAATGAAAATCGCACGAAAAGCTTGATAAAAGACCAAACCTCTCTCCAAGACTTTCACAGCTGAGTCCCAATTACGTCCATCTTCCTTCATTTTCTCGATTTCTTCCTCTGCCACTCCACCGTCTTTCTGTCTTTCAGCCAACATTCTCGCCAAAACGATCGTTGCATCGGTAAGCAGTAGAATGTAGAGGGGTTTCGAGGCCACCACGCTTTCCGACCTCACCATGTTCCAAATTATGGAAAGCGGGTGATTGACGTGCGATAGAACCGACAAAGATGCGATGATTAGGGAACAGAAAACTCGTGTGGTTTGAGAAGCTAAAATGGAGGCATTTATTCGTTTTGAAGTGAAGAGTTTAGGCTTTGAAGGGTGTGTTTTTAAAAGTATCTTGTCATCAATGGAGGTAATTTTTTGAACCATTGATGAGGCAGATGGAGTTGATACTGTTTCAGTGTGTACTTCTCCTATGGGGTCGAGTTTTTTATGGTTGAATTGGAATCCAATGGCagcaattttttcttctcgGGCTTCACTCATGGACAAACGCTTCAGTAAAGGGGTAGCTTTTGCATCTTTAGGCTTGGGAATACCTGCAAATAAATGAAACTAAATTGGACTCTTTCCcataaaactaaaaatcaaaCAGATTGTATGGTTTCAATATAATATATTGTCCAAACAGGGCTCCtccttaaaaaaaatgttagtttAAGTGATATAAATTGTTCTCACTTTCCCATTTACATACCAACATTCAACTCATTTCATAACCAATAATGCAAGATAATTCTTAACACATATCTTTAGCCATCAATCCATAATCCCCATTCGTATTGTTACCACTTATGATCAAAAAAAAGATTTTCTCGTCAAAGAAATTAACCAACACAAACCATCTTACCGATTTCCTCGATAAAGAAAACGAACTATAAATCATGATAATCCAACACATTGTTAGAAAAGATTCAAACAAGAACCAATAACCAAAGATAGAGCTATTACATTGTTATCGGTTTGATCGAAGATAAGAAAGTAATGATTAATACCTTGTTTTTCAAAATTCCACAATTATCAAAAGATCTCTCAGATTATTGTTCTTCCCAACTTCAGAGATGCTCGAATATACATACATAAGAATATTAGCAATCCGAAACCTTAAGAATATTAGCACACACTTGCAACAAAATAACCTGATCTTTCCAACTACATTGAGATCATACGAAGCCTCTTCTTCTTAAGTCAAGCAAAGTAAACTGATTGGATATAACAATTTATACAGGACTCGCGCAAACTTATGTTTACGTAGTCCTCTCTAGAAAATCTCATCCAATTGTGAGCCTATCTCCATTATATGCTGGAGGATTATCataatttaaaaaagtaaatatataaTCTTAATAATCATAGTTAGCATCCATTTTATGAAGCTCATCTAATGAAATCTCATGATGCCTCGATAATCATCAAATATACAACACGACTTGTGAGCAAGAGAATGTAGAGAGAAAGAATGGATCTCCAATGCATAAAActaaacataaaaaagaaacgAATCAATGAAATTAAACCTAGGTTGTAAATCATAAAAATTGAAGGAAGGGGGCGGGCGGGGAAATGAAAACCTAAGAATGGAATAAATAtcagaaaatgaaagaaatgtgatgagaataaagaagaagaagaagaagaagaagaagaagaagaagaagaagaagaagaatgaatgAATATACCTTGGGCGTTGGGAAAAGGAAGGGAATCAGGATTGTTGTGGTTGTGGAGGTCCTTGGAGAAAAAGGAAGGGGAGATTCCGGTGTGAGAATGGCCGCGTTGGTGAGTTTGAtggaaaagaaaaggggaagGTGAGGATGGAGAAGGGGGTGGGGATGGAGGGAGATTAGGTAAACGGCCGGTGATGAGAGCCATTCGATCCATTTCTCTGCTAATGATTCTTCGTCTTCGTTCGGTCCTGTTATCGGTCTTGGTGGGCATTTCCATTGTTGAGATCAAACGTTTAGGTTTGTTGTGATCTCTggaactctctctctctctcgtttttcttttattttcctcCAACCTTCTCTGTATTGGGAGTGTTTTCAATTTGTCCGGTATTTCTGTTATATCAAACTCAGATTCAATGCCAcacttctttctctttttattctttctttctttctttctttttttaattattattattatttattgaacAACACTTTCTTCCCCCCCcccattttcttcttttattatctctctctatctatctatatatatatattctactaATTGAGAAGCTTTGAAAcgttggtttttattttttgaaatttggctaagaattcaatattttatttaagaaagatGAAAGTCAATGTAAGAAATAGAGAGAAAATAGTAGCATTTTGAAACTTAAGGACTAAgttaaatcaaactcaaaatttgGGGACGTTTAGCTACAGGATCATAGGAGAGTGGAGTGGATTCCACGTTTAGGGAAAGAATTATGAAAAACTTAGGATTAGGTTTTTTATAATCtttcatttctctctttttcacTAACTCCTTCTCACTCTTTtgatatatttcaaaattagaGCGTTAGGTGAATTAATAGATATAACTTTGTACTTGAATCGGTTCCCGCGGAAACCAATTCCCGTGGGGATTAAGAAGATTCTTAATTGGTTTTTAGAATTAAATataatcttctttttttttctttaatctaaaacaaattcaaagatgataaattttattatgaTAAATAATCTTTAAATAAAAGTAGAAACCTTTTGGTTAGTTTGAACTAAAACTACAAAATTTTCCGaacttcaaaattttcattaaaaaaacagtataaacagtaaaattgtttaaaatatttttaaatatataaaaatttcatattttatcgATAGACACGTATAGAAGTTTCTATTAATGTCACCAAATTCGAAACTtcgctatattttataaatgttttagaGATCTTCCAGGAAAGAGAATACTGTTCATGAAATTTgaactaaatttataatttaacattttcttaaaaagaaatcATAATGCAGAGTTTCTGATTGATTTTGTTAGAGACAAAATTTGAGTTTAGGTATATTAGGTTAGCAACATGTTTTGAGTAGTGCAGATTCTGGCTGGAGACTATTGCTTAGATGTTACATATGTATATTGCATATATTTATTACTGGTTTACTTTCCTGTTCTTGTGAACATGTTGTGTTAGATGCAAACTGATAAACACCGCACTCCCCCCAAATATTTGAAGTATGCTGGTGTTAAAAAGGGTTTAAGAGTttgttgaaagaaaaaaataaattgtctTCTAGCCTAGGCTAGAGCGTGGTCGTTTTATTTATGTCACTGTAGGTGACAAAGCTCATACGGAAGGTAGTCTATGTCTCATTGCGTTAAGTGTAAATTTTAGTTTCACGATTATACAATAAAACTCTAACATTGTATGTAACAATAAGTGTCAAGATCTTTGAACCAGatgattttacaaattaaatttacttAAAGAACAATATACCTTGATCtatgaataatcttcttgaaGAATTGCGTTTCTTTTACTTGCCTCTCTTTAgaacttaataataatattatatttaaagtaAATCTAACATAAAGAGGATCTCATACTTAGCCTGAGAGAAGTTTTATGGGGACCCCATGTACGTTGTGTTGAGGAGGTCTCATCTCATATACAAGGTTTGAGAGAAGATTTATTTTGAAAGTGTGGAGAACCTAAAGTTGAAACTAAAAAAGTCAATTGTGTGAAGAGGTAGTTTATCAAATAAGTTTTTCGTTGTAATTGTTAACCTCTTTATATAGTGAAGTTTATTTCCATTGAACATGCAATCCCTCTCCTCTCCCCTGTTGTTGGTAGTGTCACACCCCACCTCGTAACACATCTTGACCAACACATTGTGGTGCACAAATGTGCGTGACTTGAGCAAGCCTGACCCTTCTGAGCGAAACACTAGAACGCTCAGCCTTAGCCTTTGAAGCTTTTAACCTTTAACACTTAATTTGGTCTTGATACTTAATTGCTAGGCAACAAACTTCATAATACAAGATAATAACACAAACTCTTATTAATAACTTAACATGTGAACGGTACATGTTACAAATTCTtcacaaataaaaactaaaacaaagaTTTTAAGCTCCCATTATCTGATACTGCCTTCTCAGAACCAAAACTAAACGTCGGTTGCTCCGCCTTTTTCTTTCTCAGCTTGGTCTTAATGCCTCAATTCTTGGGGaagggaaaacttaaaacataaatcaaataattagtGAGTGCGGTTTTAGAAATCATTTTTGGGCATACAACAAGTATATACATTTTCATAAACAAGTTCTCAACACCTCATTAAAAAACATAGAATTTAAAGCACATTAGCTTTCCTTATTCCTTCCgccaagaacatgaaccattcccaCACATAGACTATTATGATTTCTCATATCATCAGCATCCCATGGGAATTTCTCGGTTCACTTTCCGTTGCTCAGGCTGTTAACTCAATACACTCCTTTCAACACATTGGCCAACTTCTTACCGCCACATGTGGTCTTTCCACCATATGGTTGCCTTGACTCATTATGTGCACGTAATAGCTAGTTTAAGAATAACGCTAATGATTTACTCACACACATACAATCATCACATAGAAACTTTAGCTTAGAAACTTCCTTTTCAAATAAACAAGCTTTTAATAAACATCAAGAACATTACAACAAGCATTAAGTAATTTACAAACAACGCAAGACTTTGAAGGAATGCTTTAGATCACTGTTGTTTCTTTTAGAAAATTACTCACAGACTAAGTTTCCTTCTTTCGAATGCCTAATCCCCAAAATCCTTATCTTCTCGCCTAGTGCCCCTTCACAAGTCAACACTTAGTACTTTTCTTAGAAATTTCAAAGTAACAACACTTTCTTCAGATCCTTTAATCTTGTATATACTAATTCTAAGTCAAATTAGTCATTCCTTAAACTCTCTTTAGTTTGCCAGGTCCTACTTGAAGCTTTACATGTGTTGGTTTATTAACACTCAAAACCATGCTTTAATTTAAAACCAACACGTAAACAACTATCTAATCAAGATTAGgcattttctttgaattttcCCAACTCTTTTCCCtcgtctttcttttcttgcatAACACAAAAATGACTACTTCCTCGCATTACAGAGTTTAAATACGTACTTCTTCATCGAGTCTCCTAGCTTCAACGAGAACTTTCAACACGCCTACTCTTCAAAACAATCCTTTTACAAAACCTCCAAATCAAAATGCGACTCTCAAAGATAATATTGCCAATACTTGTATTTTCACCATCTTTATTGTTATTGCTTGATATTTAGTTATTTTGTTTGTCAAACACTAATCTGTTTTATAGTGTTTAACATTTGTATTATGTGTTAAGatatactttattttttttgtttatattctattttggtccctaaattttgtttcatgttcttttttggtccatgaaatttaaaaaatgtgtgTGTTAGTCCATGAGCTTCTAAAAAGTACATATTTTAGTCCATGTTAAGATTTCGGTAACTCTCTCTCTGCAAGAATGTTAAAGTGGCTTCTATATTTAGATGACTAAGCTAAAGACTAGATGGTAAATTAATGTTTTATCGGAAAAACTCAAAAAGTAATTGTCTTCAAGATTTTAATCATCACGATTTTGTCACATTGTCATTCTACTTCACTTTCTCAACTCATATGCTGCAATTCATCTATACATACAAAAATAATCTTTCTTCTATTTATTTACTtgggggagggggaggggggagGGGGGAGGGGGGAGGGGGTGGGGGATTGTGATTCCTCGTAGGaatatttttttgcaattttGTAGAGTTTATTTTATACATGTGTTATACTTATTTTACTTTCTTGTTTATTTTACCTTGTCATAGATATTAACAACCAATATGTcagttttattttatctttttttattctACTCAATATTGTTTTCATTTGCTTCAagatttcaatttgaaaaactaaataaataagtaaaaggGTGGGGAATGGATGTGAAAGATTTGAGTTTTGGaggaaaaaggaacaaaaatagtttttaatttgaaCTTATTTGATTCAAACGTGTTGATTATGTTTCTTTGTTGgcataaaatatttatagaataaattaggaAGATTTCTAggttatttatcaatttaattaacaTGATCAATAACGTAAAGTCTAACCATTCAAATATAGAAGCTACATCATCATTCCGTTAAAGAGTTAACGGAAATCTAACAGTATGGATCAAAGTAAGCTTTTTTCAAAAGTATGAGTACTAAAATaaatgtttttaaaagtttGGCGACCAAAATAGAACATGATACAAAgtttaaaaaccaaaataagATTTTAACCTTTATTTTTTCACCCCTAAATCATCCAaattcaaagaataaaaaaaccaaactaATTTCAATAACCAACAACATAATTTACAATATAAGACATGTTTGATAACATTCTCATTTCTtgtttcactacaagaaaatgggaTCTTCCGACACAAAAAATCGTCGGAGATGTACGAAAGAGTGTCGGGAAAGGATCTCTCAATGCATAAATCCTCATCGAGATCGAGGTAGGCCGAAACACGTTGGGAGGTCATGGACATCTCTTGATGTCAAGAGAACCCTCTCTCTTGACGCCTATAGATGCGTCGAGAGTGAATAACAACTCCCGATGCCTTTATGGGTCAAgaattgttgtttttttaattattatcttcttctttttttggtaACTTgtagtaccttttttagttcgAAAGTTGTCAAAAAACTCCCAATGTCGTTATTAAGGTGTCACAAAAACCCCACTAACTCCCGATGTTGAAACCTAGTCGTCGAGAGAACCTTTTAATATCTTCTATGGTTCAATATCTCCCAACGCCACCACCAAAGCTTCAAGAATTCACCCATATCTCCTGACGCTTTTTTGGTGGCATTGAGATATATGGGAGAACTCCCAACACTTTGGTGGTGCCATTAGGAGTGTCGATATATCACCCAACGCATGACTTGAAGCTTCAAGAGTTTGTGTATATCCCAATACTTTGGGTTATGACATCGAAAGATATAGGGACACTCCTGACGGCACCAACAAAACATATTAaacacaaagaaagaaaaaaaataccaaggaatgttaaacatcaaaatatgaaaaattaataaaggaagaaaacaataaaacaaatcaataaataaaaaaaatcatccaaGTTTGGAAATTTAATCCATGAATTTTAGGCCAAAAATGAATAGAAATATGTCTCCACCAATAAACCAAATAGAGATTTCAGAAggtgaataaaataaaatcaaataaatgaatggaaattgattttgaatgtCTATTACTAAAACATgagaaacagaaacaaaaatattatcAAACATCTTCACAGTGAAATCCAATTTCACTGAATTATTCGAGAAgtctaaaatttaataaatgttaaaatgacgtagattatttatttatttatttatttatttatttattattctaaGAATAAAAATGATCAACTATGCACATTTAAGATTTCAAATTAAAGAAGATAGATATTTTAATCGGCTATAAGCTTGcattatcattattatgtttAAATATTGTGTACTCtttttataaaatacaaaatccaaaatctttgaaGTAGTAATCTAATTATCATAACCTATGAAAAAAGGAATCCAGGTATCATTCTTTGTCCCACTGTGGTTTCCACTAAATATTTTCCCTTTATgcaatttcattttcttttattttaattttctacttcagtttttgatattattttgtgttatgttttcaaattattttacattttgATTTAGTATGCCAATTGTATACTAGCATTTAGTACCTACTACTTAAAAGTATAACATCTACATTTCAACTGTATATGAATACTAATTTAAAATAGATCTCAAATATATCATTACCTGTGTCAATACTACATCAAATACTAAGTATAAGCAGTTTACCAATACTCAttcaaaattcatttataaCATAACATTGAAATACAACTAACCTACATCATAATCAATTGATATATCAAATATAGTACACATTAATTTGGTTGATATACCAAAGATATTGATACAAATAGAATTAGGCAATTATTGACCATCAGGAAAAAGATGATGCAACCATCACAATTCACAAGCAACCAAGTTGGTAACAGATGCACTTTTGCTGCTACTtgctcttttttctttttcctttttccttttcctttttctttttttttttaaatctttgtattaaaaaatagatattaaataaaaaatatcaaaaggTTCTCAAAAGAAAGtgatatattattaaaaagaagtTTTTTGTTTACTTCCTGGGTTCAcagtttaagaaaaataaattatcaaaaCTGACGCatgttaaaatatattataacatatatatatataacacagAGTCCATTTCCACCACCAtatgtatttaatataataatattttgcaataaaacaaaattgatttttaaaaattagaaaaattattttaaatttaatttttgtagTATAAATAATCCAGTATTAGTCttattaaatcaattttttttgctttttcaatGCAACAATTGTGAAGAAAATGAATTGAACCTTCCACCTATCGATTATAGCTGAGCTATAATTCAGCTCCACAAACTTAAACTAGTTTAAAAAGTCAAGTTGTACCAAATAATATATGAAATAACATAACAGGTTAGGAATATACACGTACCCTTGAAAGTTGAAAGCAGTCAGGTTCTTGAGCTGTAAAAAATTGACTCTTTGTGGCCGTAGTTCGCAATTAACACATGCAAGGTTGCAGCCATCGCTGTCTGTGCTGCTACTGTTATTAAAGTAGTATGCGGCCCACCAACAAGAAATGTTGAGCATCATTTGGATTCATATATTCAATACAGCTACAGATTTTTGGTGAACTTCATTGGAGTATGGAAGAGAGAGATGCCATTATCTTGACTTCAACCATGTTTCGATAGCCTATCTTTGTATCttcttttgtctttttcttaCCAAAACAATTCACTTTCCAATACCTCCTTATCACAATTCTCCCACTCTACTGCTGCATAAAGTTACTTTTTAGGCTTGGGATAATTGAAACATCCCCTCTTATCAGATTCTCTCTGCTGCTTAATTTACTCCTCGGCTTAGGGATAATTCATATGCCTCCTTATCAGAATCTCTgccttcctctctctctctgtcaCTTTTCCTTAAAGTTACTCCTCAGCTGTGGGATGATTCAAATGACTGTCGACGTAAGTTCTACTACTAATACGTTATGGATGACCACGTCTAAATAAATCGATAAAAATATGAAAGTATGATTAATGAATTGAATATGAAAGTATGATTAATGAATACTCAAAATAATTGGAACTTACTGCTTATACAAACAAGAtacatctttcttttttttgttaacTAATCATAGAAACTTCATGGAAAAACGTACTTAGATTAGAATAATCGTATATTTGGTAACCTCATCTGAACGAAACAAAACATATTGAAAAGCCCGGTGTTGATTTTGAAGGATAGTCTTGATTCTTAAACGCATCAAGATAAGTAAGGATAATGTTTGTCACATTCCTAAGAGAATGTCGGGGACATTGATGTCGAATTCGAATTCCAAATCCTAGGCTTGTAATTCGAATTCCAAATCCTAGGCTTGAGGATTACAAGCTCACACAGTAACTTTTTGATTACATACAATTATTTATTGCAGCGACTCCACACCATTTTCAAATGATCCTCGCATGATAAACCgaatcccccccccccccccccccataaTTCAATTTTGGAATGTGGCATCTTACCAGAATCTTCTCTAACTCTCTCCCCTACAATAATCCAAGAAGCATGTTACCAGAGTCTTCTCTCCATCGACAAAGGGTCTTAATCTGGTCCACAGCAACAAAGGGGCCCCTCTGCCCACACTTCCTTTTCTCTCACGTTGGATTCTTCATTATTGAATCCTTACAGTGGCCCCAGAGAGATTGGGTCGTAGGAAACTTTTGAGTGAGATCCCAACTGGGTTTTCATCACATGGATAACTA encodes:
- the LOC103489936 gene encoding uncharacterized protein LOC103489936 isoform X1, translating into MEMPTKTDNRTERRRRIISREMDRMALITGRLPNLPPSPPPSPSSPSPFLFHQTHQRGHSHTGISPSFFSKDLHNHNNPDSLPFPNAQGIPKPKDAKATPLLKRLSMSEAREEKIAAIGFQFNHKKLDPIGEVHTETVSTPSASSMVQKITSIDDKILLKTHPSKPKLFTSKRINASILASQTTRVFCSLIIASLSVLSHVNHPLSIIWNMVRSESVVASKPLYILLLTDATIVLARMLAERQKDGGVAEEEIEKMKEDGRNWDSAVKVLERGLVFYQAFRAIFIDFSVYAVVVICGICLL
- the LOC103489936 gene encoding uncharacterized protein LOC103489936 isoform X2 codes for the protein MEMPTKTDNRTERRRRIISREMDRMALITGRLPNLPPSPPPSPSSPSPFLFHQTHQRGHSHTGISPSFFSKDLHNHNNPDSLPFPNAQGIPKPKDAKATPLLKRLSMSEAREEKIAAIGFQFNHKKLDPIGEVHTETVSTPSASSMVQKITSIDDKILLKTHPSKPKLFTSKRINASILASQTTRVFCSLIIASLSVLSHVNHPLSIIWNMVRSESVVASKPLYILLLTDATIVLARMLAERQKDGGVAEEEIEKMKEDGRNWDSAVKVLERVRD